One window of Gloeothece citriformis PCC 7424 genomic DNA carries:
- the cobD gene encoding threonine-phosphate decarboxylase CobD, translated as MSRPSHGGNLTWAANLAGCPVSALIDFSASINPLGPPESAIAAIKNGLRSLTHYPDPNYDQLRASLGQWHKLPPDWILPGNGSAELLTWASWELSHQRLTYLITPAFGDYWRSLKTFSAQVKPCPLDLTPNYGELSLNLALPELTQERAINLNSAGLVINNPHNPTGKLWTRAEILPYVERFGLVVVDEAFMDFLPPQQDQSLISSIQDYPNLIILRSLTKFYSLPGLRLGYAIAHPDRLQRWQQWRDPWPVNILAQKAAEAIIKDRAFQAMTWDWLAPTKAKLWEGLANLPNLTPLSGAANFLLVYTNQSSSQLQENLLKNYRILIRDCLSFPELGDRFFRVAVRTQADNQRLLDGLAKLVNSEQ; from the coding sequence TTGAGCAGACCATCACACGGAGGAAATTTAACCTGGGCGGCCAACCTTGCCGGCTGTCCAGTCTCCGCGCTGATCGATTTTTCTGCGAGTATCAACCCTTTAGGGCCTCCAGAAAGTGCGATCGCAGCGATTAAAAACGGTCTCCGGTCTTTAACCCATTATCCCGATCCCAATTACGATCAGCTACGAGCTAGTTTAGGGCAGTGGCATAAACTCCCCCCAGACTGGATTTTGCCGGGAAATGGTTCGGCAGAACTGTTAACTTGGGCTAGTTGGGAATTATCCCATCAACGACTAACCTATTTAATTACTCCAGCTTTTGGGGACTATTGGCGATCGTTAAAAACCTTTTCTGCTCAGGTTAAACCCTGTCCACTGGATTTAACCCCTAATTATGGGGAATTATCTTTAAATCTGGCTTTACCAGAGTTAACCCAGGAACGCGCTATCAATTTAAATTCTGCGGGGTTAGTGATTAATAACCCCCATAACCCAACCGGTAAACTCTGGACAAGGGCAGAAATTTTGCCTTATGTAGAACGGTTCGGTTTGGTGGTGGTGGATGAAGCATTTATGGACTTTCTCCCCCCCCAACAAGACCAAAGTTTAATTTCTTCCATTCAAGATTACCCAAATTTGATTATTTTGCGCTCACTGACGAAATTTTACAGTTTGCCCGGATTACGTTTAGGATATGCGATCGCTCATCCTGACCGGCTGCAACGTTGGCAACAATGGCGCGATCCTTGGCCGGTTAATATTTTGGCTCAAAAAGCAGCAGAAGCTATCATTAAAGATAGGGCTTTTCAAGCCATGACTTGGGACTGGTTAGCACCTACGAAAGCTAAACTATGGGAAGGATTAGCCAATTTACCCAATTTAACCCCATTATCCGGAGCGGCTAATTTTTTATTAGTTTATACCAATCAATCGAGTTCTCAACTGCAAGAAAATCTGCTGAAAAATTACCGAATTTTGATTCGAGACTGTCTCAGTTTTCCTGAATTAGGCGATCGTTTTTTCCGAGTTGCTGTGCGGACTCAAGCAGATAATCAGCGTCTTCTCGATGGATTAGCTAAATTAGTTAACAGTGAACAGTGA
- a CDS encoding TIR domain-containing protein, translating to MSEVFNGFISYGRADSKAFAVALHQKLTNEGLKIWFDQNDIPLAVDFQEQINDGIEKTDNFIFIISPHSVNSPYCLKEIELALKYHKRIIPLLHVEQITQQTWLNRNPNGTEEQWQTYQAKGLHTSIINMHPVISKLNWVYFREEIDEFETNFQKLLHVFQQHQDYIQQHTQLLLKALKWEKHQKQHQYLLSGQERIEAETWLKTEFINEQRPCTPTDLHCEFICESIKNAKNLMSEVFICYSDLDKSIMIQLRQSLMRHSITVWTNQTDIQSGTQFEQEIKQGVEQSDNIIYLISSNALASEYCQMELDYALSYHKRIIPLLIESINLDKIPPQILGLQFIDLSESRTEDYYNQTIDKLLKALKQDAQYYEDHKLILTKAIKWQRQHHNPSLLLRGYNLSHAQAWLKVGNTKTQHQPILLQEDFINASLLQPPLESLDVFISYSRVDADFARKLNDALQEIGKTTWFDQESIASGEDFKQEIYRGIESSDNFVFIISPKSINSPYCADEVQYAQKLNKRIIPILYREVLSNQLHPALAKVQWINFNQYGGNFAANFNELVRTLDSDRDHVRNHTKWSQRAKEWQTQQESEDLLLRASEFILAKNWLKEAEAEKKEPFPTQLQKDFIARSKAAIDAESKRAKRREMRLRMMLGLMTMGFISAVGLGWFAFSQRNLAVKALSNSSQALRFANKEFDGLLLAIKTGKLLQQLPIINNHDAVVALQGAINDVREFNRLSAGHGAVFSVSYHGNYIATAHNDGTVILWNENGSQYKQFKAHDGLVWGISFSPDGRYLASVSADKTAKLWTENGQLVKIFQTGKEGYGEVSDVSFSPDGEIIAVTNGNKTVTLYRLNGQLFKTLEGHNGQVWSVKFSPDNKMLASSSADGTIKLWDKEGKLLKTLEGHQDWIWTVNFSPDSQRLVSGSKDGTIKLWNLKDNKPLSLSWKGDNDGVLSINFSPDGQGIISSGVDKKVKIWNLKGEQLETFEGHENWIWDTKIISKGQNQTIASASKDGTVRLWQWQQNEQNLKQLLLKDKGTDIAFSPNGQIVAIANIDNTVQLWNGKKLRTFSGHEGKVWGVNFSPDGQTLASVGEDKLIKLWDLKNHQSRTLKGHQDKVWSVKFSPDGKIIASASSDRTVKLWSFEGQLLNTLKENLGEIHAVSFSPDGTLIALGGFNGQVALFSPQGQLLRKFDAHPDSIFELSFSPNGKMLATASGDKTVKLWNLQGQVLETLIGHRSSIYRVKFSPDGKFIVTASADNTAKIWSLDGRVVQTFTTHSAAVNGIDISPDGKTLATVSSDKSAILYSLDLAKLNSLANLNLDKLMNFACHWAGDYLKHNQNVEQSDRHLCP from the coding sequence ATGAGTGAAGTTTTTAACGGGTTTATCTCTTACGGACGTGCAGACAGTAAAGCTTTTGCCGTAGCACTGCACCAGAAACTTACTAATGAAGGCTTAAAAATTTGGTTTGATCAAAATGATATTCCTTTAGCCGTAGATTTTCAAGAACAAATCAACGATGGCATCGAAAAAACAGATAATTTTATTTTTATTATTTCTCCTCATTCCGTTAATTCCCCTTATTGTCTCAAAGAAATTGAACTAGCCCTTAAATATCATAAACGCATTATTCCCCTACTTCATGTAGAGCAAATTACCCAACAAACATGGCTCAACAGAAATCCTAACGGCACAGAGGAACAATGGCAAACCTATCAGGCTAAAGGACTACACACAAGTATAATCAATATGCACCCAGTAATTAGTAAACTCAACTGGGTGTATTTTCGAGAAGAAATAGATGAATTTGAAACTAATTTTCAAAAATTACTCCATGTTTTTCAACAGCATCAAGACTACATTCAACAGCATACCCAGTTATTGCTGAAAGCTTTAAAATGGGAAAAACATCAAAAACAACATCAATACTTATTAAGTGGACAAGAACGAATCGAAGCAGAAACCTGGTTAAAAACTGAATTTATTAATGAACAGCGCCCTTGTACACCGACGGATTTACACTGTGAATTTATTTGTGAAAGTATCAAAAATGCTAAAAATTTAATGTCTGAGGTCTTTATATGTTATTCAGACTTAGACAAATCTATCATGATTCAACTGCGTCAATCTTTGATGCGTCATAGTATTACTGTATGGACTAACCAGACTGATATTCAAAGTGGGACTCAATTTGAACAGGAAATAAAACAGGGGGTAGAACAGTCAGATAATATTATCTATCTTATTTCATCTAATGCTCTGGCTTCAGAATATTGTCAGATGGAATTAGATTATGCTCTAAGTTATCATAAAAGAATTATTCCTCTATTAATTGAGTCGATAAATTTAGATAAAATTCCTCCTCAAATTTTAGGATTACAATTTATTGATTTATCCGAGAGTAGGACGGAAGATTATTATAATCAAACTATTGATAAACTCCTGAAAGCTCTTAAACAAGATGCTCAGTATTACGAAGATCATAAATTAATTTTAACTAAAGCCATTAAATGGCAACGACAACATCATAATCCTAGTCTTTTATTGCGAGGATATAACTTGAGTCATGCTCAAGCTTGGTTAAAAGTCGGTAACACTAAAACTCAACATCAACCTATTCTCCTACAAGAAGACTTTATTAATGCCAGTTTACTACAGCCTCCCCTTGAATCTTTAGATGTTTTTATTTCTTATTCTAGGGTTGATGCTGATTTTGCGCGTAAGTTAAATGATGCCCTTCAAGAAATTGGTAAAACGACTTGGTTTGATCAAGAAAGTATTGCTTCTGGAGAGGATTTTAAACAGGAAATTTATCGCGGAATTGAAAGTTCAGATAATTTTGTTTTTATTATTAGTCCTAAATCGATCAATTCTCCCTATTGTGCTGATGAAGTTCAATATGCTCAAAAGTTAAATAAACGGATCATACCTATTTTATATCGAGAGGTTTTATCAAATCAATTACATCCCGCTTTAGCCAAAGTCCAATGGATTAATTTTAATCAGTATGGCGGTAATTTTGCTGCTAATTTTAATGAATTAGTGAGAACTCTAGACAGCGATCGAGATCATGTGAGAAATCATACTAAATGGTCACAACGGGCTAAAGAGTGGCAAACTCAACAAGAAAGTGAGGATTTACTGTTAAGAGCCAGTGAATTTATCTTAGCAAAAAATTGGTTAAAAGAAGCAGAAGCTGAAAAAAAAGAACCTTTTCCGACTCAACTCCAAAAAGATTTTATTGCTCGTAGTAAAGCCGCTATAGATGCAGAATCTAAACGGGCAAAACGCCGAGAAATGCGGTTACGAATGATGTTAGGATTAATGACTATGGGGTTTATTAGTGCAGTTGGATTAGGTTGGTTTGCCTTTTCTCAAAGAAATTTAGCCGTTAAAGCTTTGAGTAATTCTTCACAAGCTCTCAGATTTGCTAATAAAGAATTTGATGGACTTCTCCTAGCAATTAAAACCGGCAAATTACTTCAACAACTCCCGATTATAAATAATCATGATGCAGTAGTAGCGCTTCAAGGTGCAATCAATGATGTGAGAGAATTTAATCGTTTATCAGCCGGTCATGGGGCAGTTTTTAGTGTTAGTTATCATGGTAATTATATAGCTACTGCTCATAATGATGGAACGGTTATCCTTTGGAATGAAAATGGAAGTCAATATAAACAGTTTAAAGCTCATGATGGGTTAGTTTGGGGGATTAGTTTTAGTCCCGATGGCCGCTATTTGGCGAGTGTATCGGCAGATAAAACCGCTAAACTTTGGACAGAAAACGGTCAATTAGTTAAAATATTCCAAACCGGAAAAGAAGGTTATGGAGAAGTCTCAGATGTTAGCTTTAGTCCGGATGGGGAAATTATTGCAGTTACTAATGGGAATAAAACAGTAACCCTTTATCGTCTTAATGGTCAACTTTTTAAAACTTTGGAAGGACATAATGGCCAAGTTTGGAGTGTTAAATTTAGTCCTGATAATAAAATGTTAGCGTCTAGTAGTGCTGATGGAACAATTAAATTATGGGACAAAGAAGGGAAACTGTTAAAAACCTTGGAAGGACATCAAGATTGGATTTGGACTGTCAATTTTAGTCCCGATAGTCAGCGTCTTGTTTCTGGTAGTAAAGATGGAACAATTAAGTTATGGAATTTGAAAGACAATAAACCTCTCAGTTTAAGCTGGAAGGGCGATAATGACGGAGTCTTAAGTATTAATTTTAGTCCCGATGGTCAAGGGATTATTTCTAGTGGAGTGGATAAAAAAGTTAAAATTTGGAATCTTAAAGGAGAACAACTGGAAACCTTTGAAGGTCATGAAAATTGGATCTGGGATACTAAAATCATTTCTAAAGGTCAAAATCAAACTATTGCTAGCGCGAGTAAAGATGGAACTGTTAGACTATGGCAGTGGCAGCAAAATGAGCAAAATTTAAAACAACTATTACTTAAAGACAAAGGAACAGATATTGCTTTTAGTCCCAATGGTCAAATAGTGGCTATTGCTAACATTGATAACACGGTTCAACTTTGGAATGGAAAAAAATTAAGGACTTTTTCAGGTCATGAGGGTAAAGTTTGGGGTGTCAATTTTAGTCCAGATGGTCAAACTCTGGCTAGTGTCGGGGAAGATAAATTGATAAAATTATGGGATTTAAAAAATCATCAATCACGAACTCTTAAAGGTCATCAGGATAAAGTATGGTCAGTAAAATTTAGTCCTGATGGGAAAATAATTGCCTCTGCTAGTAGTGACAGAACAGTTAAACTTTGGAGTTTTGAAGGTCAGCTTTTAAATACATTAAAGGAGAATTTGGGAGAAATTCATGCTGTTAGTTTTAGTCCCGATGGAACATTAATTGCTCTTGGGGGTTTTAATGGACAAGTTGCTTTATTTTCCCCTCAAGGTCAACTCCTGAGAAAATTTGATGCCCATCCTGACTCGATTTTTGAGCTTTCTTTTAGTCCTAATGGCAAAATGTTGGCAACGGCAAGCGGAGATAAAACAGTAAAACTTTGGAATTTACAAGGCCAAGTCTTAGAAACTTTAATCGGTCATAGATCTTCTATTTATCGAGTCAAGTTTAGTCCTGATGGTAAATTTATTGTGACCGCCAGTGCCGATAATACGGCTAAAATCTGGAGTTTAGATGGGCGAGTTGTCCAAACTTTTACCACACATTCCGCCGCCGTTAATGGCATTGATATTAGTCCTGATGGAAAAACTTTAGCTACAGTGAGTAGTGATAAATCTGCTATTTTATATTCTTTAGACTTGGCAAAACTTAACAGTTTGGCTAATCTTAATCTAGATAAGCTTATGAATTTTGCTTGTCATTGGGCGGGAGATTATCTGAAACATAATCAGAATGTTGAACAGAGCGATCGCCATCTTTGCCCCTGA
- a CDS encoding DUF4058 family protein, protein MPSPFPGMDPYLEHPDFWPEVHHWLITAIAEKLVPQIRPKYEIAINKRVYTINDGNKNDLLVGIPDVTIKRPPKAPNTQSNVAVISQVTKPITVTVPIPEEIKQAYLEVREMGTGSVITAIEILSPVNKRPGEGRKTYLKKRQQVLGSLTHLIEIDLLRGGEYMPILDNPFQTDYRILISEESKRPKAELYAFNLSQPLPSFSVPLQKEDQEAIINLQQIFNEIYDRAGFDYRIDYQMETIPPIREEDQQWVKQVLEQTPET, encoded by the coding sequence ATGCCATCTCCTTTTCCCGGTATGGATCCTTATTTAGAACATCCTGACTTTTGGCCAGAAGTCCATCATTGGCTAATTACAGCCATAGCCGAAAAGTTAGTTCCTCAAATTCGTCCTAAATATGAGATTGCTATTAATAAACGAGTTTATACCATTAATGATGGCAATAAAAATGATTTATTAGTAGGAATTCCTGATGTTACCATCAAACGTCCCCCCAAAGCTCCTAACACTCAATCTAATGTTGCAGTGATTTCACAGGTGACTAAACCCATTACGGTTACTGTTCCTATTCCTGAAGAAATTAAACAAGCTTATTTGGAAGTTCGGGAGATGGGAACGGGAAGCGTTATTACAGCAATTGAAATTCTTTCCCCCGTCAATAAACGACCAGGAGAAGGAAGAAAAACTTACTTAAAAAAACGTCAGCAAGTTTTAGGCAGTTTAACTCATTTAATTGAGATTGATTTATTACGAGGAGGGGAATATATGCCCATTTTAGATAATCCTTTTCAAACCGATTATCGGATTTTAATTAGTGAGGAATCAAAACGCCCTAAAGCTGAATTATATGCTTTCAATTTATCTCAACCTTTGCCGAGTTTTTCCGTTCCTTTACAAAAAGAAGACCAAGAGGCAATAATTAATTTACAACAAATTTTTAATGAAATTTACGATCGGGCTGGATTTGACTATAGAATTGATTATCAAATGGAAACCATCCCCCCTATCCGAGAAGAAGATCAACAATGGGTTAAACAAGTATTAGAACAAACCCCTGAAACCTAA
- a CDS encoding HU family DNA-binding protein, producing MNKGELVDEIASRAMVTKKQADAVLTAAIEAIMDAVSSGDKVTLVGFGSFEARERKAREGRNPKTGEKMVIPETKVPAFSAGKLFKEKVSP from the coding sequence ATGAATAAAGGTGAATTAGTCGATGAAATCGCAAGCCGGGCTATGGTAACCAAAAAACAAGCCGATGCAGTCTTGACAGCAGCGATAGAAGCGATTATGGATGCTGTCTCTTCGGGAGATAAAGTAACTTTAGTCGGATTTGGCTCTTTTGAAGCTCGTGAACGCAAAGCCAGAGAAGGACGCAATCCGAAAACCGGCGAAAAAATGGTAATTCCAGAAACTAAAGTGCCGGCTTTCTCTGCTGGTAAACTGTTTAAAGAGAAAGTTTCACCTTAG
- a CDS encoding amino acid ABC transporter permease yields the protein MSDSLSPSYVSPPIKRVSPGEWIHKNLFSSWFNGFLTLISLLFIGWVGFNLIDWIFTEAQWQVITANLRLFFVGYYPIELLWRTWISLGILVSLGGLSWGIFSRQTLLFNRTSLMILFIFAAICVFFTVTSGLMTSLILWGMLLLLILCAVGGKKLGQSVPSLGTWLGLIWLGTFLIVWWLLRGGLFLDLVPLSLISGLILTLSVAIVSIVLSFPFGVLLALGRQSSLPVIRWLSIAYIELIRGFPLIGILFMAQVMLPLVLPLGVRPDSIVRAIAGFTLFSAAYLAENVRGGLQSVPRGQTEAAKALGLNPLLVLSLIVLPQALKAVIPTLVGQFISLFKDTSLLAIVGLVDLLGISQSILANPKYQGRNVEVYLFIGFMYWLCCSAMSLASRKIETKMSQ from the coding sequence ATGTCTGATTCTCTATCACCGTCCTATGTCTCCCCACCCATTAAACGGGTAAGTCCTGGGGAATGGATACACAAAAATCTGTTTAGCAGTTGGTTTAACGGATTTTTAACCCTGATTAGTCTATTATTTATCGGTTGGGTTGGCTTTAATTTAATTGACTGGATTTTTACCGAGGCACAATGGCAAGTCATTACGGCTAATCTACGGCTTTTTTTTGTTGGTTATTATCCGATTGAGTTATTATGGCGGACTTGGATAAGTCTGGGAATTCTCGTTAGTTTAGGGGGATTATCTTGGGGCATTTTCTCCCGTCAAACCCTTTTATTTAATCGAACCAGTTTAATGATTCTGTTTATTTTTGCGGCTATTTGCGTCTTTTTTACCGTGACTTCTGGCTTAATGACCAGTCTGATTTTATGGGGAATGCTGTTACTCTTAATCCTCTGTGCTGTAGGCGGAAAAAAATTAGGTCAATCAGTTCCTTCCTTGGGGACTTGGTTAGGATTAATTTGGTTAGGAACTTTTTTAATTGTCTGGTGGTTATTACGAGGAGGATTATTTTTAGACTTAGTGCCTTTGAGTCTAATTAGTGGACTCATTTTAACTCTTTCAGTGGCTATTGTTAGCATTGTTTTATCTTTTCCCTTTGGGGTTTTATTAGCTTTAGGACGACAAAGTTCATTACCTGTCATTCGTTGGTTATCTATTGCTTATATTGAACTGATTCGAGGTTTCCCCCTCATTGGGATTCTTTTTATGGCTCAGGTGATGTTACCCTTGGTTTTGCCGTTGGGTGTCCGTCCGGATAGTATTGTCCGAGCGATCGCCGGTTTTACCCTGTTTAGTGCGGCCTATCTGGCGGAAAATGTTCGAGGAGGGTTACAATCCGTTCCTAGAGGTCAAACTGAAGCCGCTAAAGCATTAGGCTTAAATCCTCTTTTAGTTTTAAGTCTCATCGTCTTACCCCAGGCTTTAAAAGCCGTTATTCCGACACTTGTGGGGCAATTTATCAGTCTGTTTAAAGATACATCCCTATTGGCGATCGTTGGCTTAGTGGATTTATTAGGGATTTCTCAATCTATACTAGCCAATCCCAAGTATCAAGGCCGCAATGTAGAAGTTTATTTATTTATTGGGTTTATGTATTGGTTGTGTTGTTCGGCCATGTCCTTGGCAAGTCGAAAAATAGAAACCAAGATGAGTCAATAG
- a CDS encoding amino acid ABC transporter permease gives MTASEKIPFWRDTRILNLLGQIFVILVLVGILIFLGNNLIINFQRLRLNFGFEFIFDTRRPAGFNIGNSPIPYQPTDPVIIALLVGLINSLRVMISGIILAAILGIMVGLGRLSSNWLVRQIATVYVEIFRNTPLLLQLFFWYSAVFLKFPKIDNPLILFNSILLSNRGMAIPWPSGKLQTWLSLILLFINAILAFLVWRTRTQRRIQQGESGNRFLVILSGIGITSLLALMIGLDWQKPLLNIELGRIEQGLILSPEFASLLIGLTVYTAAFIAEVVRAGIQSVNQGQWEAAKALGLKPSLVMQLVIFPQALRVMIPPLTSEFLNLAKNSSLASATLYKDIFAVSYTVAEKTGRAVEMMLVVMSTYLIINLIISSGMNTFNHLVQLKER, from the coding sequence ATGACTGCTTCAGAAAAAATCCCCTTTTGGCGTGATACTCGTATTTTAAACCTACTCGGACAAATTTTCGTCATTTTAGTTCTTGTAGGAATTTTAATTTTTTTAGGAAATAATTTAATTATTAATTTTCAAAGGTTACGTCTAAATTTTGGCTTTGAGTTTATATTTGATACTCGACGACCGGCAGGATTTAATATTGGTAATTCTCCCATTCCCTATCAACCCACTGATCCGGTAATAATCGCGCTTTTAGTGGGCTTAATTAACTCTCTTAGGGTGATGATAAGCGGAATTATTTTAGCGGCTATTTTAGGGATTATGGTAGGATTAGGACGGTTATCTAGTAATTGGTTAGTGAGGCAAATTGCCACCGTCTATGTTGAAATTTTTCGGAATACGCCTTTATTATTACAACTCTTTTTTTGGTATTCTGCCGTTTTTTTAAAATTTCCTAAAATTGATAATCCGTTAATTTTATTTAATTCAATATTGCTCAGTAATCGAGGGATGGCTATTCCTTGGCCATCGGGAAAACTTCAAACTTGGTTGTCTCTAATCTTATTATTCATTAATGCTATTTTAGCCTTTTTGGTTTGGCGGACTCGTACTCAGAGAAGAATTCAACAAGGAGAGTCAGGAAATCGATTTTTAGTGATTTTAAGTGGAATAGGGATCACTTCATTGTTGGCTTTAATGATTGGGTTAGATTGGCAAAAACCGTTACTCAATATTGAATTAGGACGAATTGAACAAGGGTTAATTTTATCTCCAGAATTTGCCAGTCTTTTAATCGGATTAACTGTTTATACCGCCGCCTTTATTGCAGAGGTAGTTCGGGCAGGGATTCAATCAGTTAATCAGGGACAATGGGAAGCCGCCAAAGCATTAGGATTAAAACCGTCTTTAGTGATGCAATTGGTGATTTTTCCTCAAGCCTTACGGGTGATGATTCCCCCTTTAACCAGTGAGTTTCTTAATTTAGCCAAAAATTCTAGTTTAGCGAGTGCGACTCTTTATAAAGATATCTTTGCTGTGTCTTATACTGTTGCTGAAAAAACCGGCAGGGCAGTAGAAATGATGTTAGTGGTGATGAGTACCTATTTAATTATTAACTTAATTATTTCTTCGGGGATGAATACTTTTAACCATTTAGTCCAATTAAAAGAAAGATAA